In Thunnus thynnus chromosome 4, fThuThy2.1, whole genome shotgun sequence, a genomic segment contains:
- the LOC137180942 gene encoding polymeric immunoglobulin receptor-like isoform X2, with protein MSISNVSSQHAGVYWCGVKSNEGNYKTSLRKIQLEIKSITSFKRSPTSGQNFTYWCEYPQGAPIKKFMCKGEDPSICQPLWNTSKFSVEDDTKTRNITITVRNVTTDDAGTYWCGAENTDNKRSNPFFNRLEMTVGCEASSEVKGCEGGWVELTCKYPREDQEYQKIEVINPRGKNIQITENDVWEENGGFSLYHDTRNKNLRMAIKQLKSDDFGKYNCKFYPRPHSSPETQKLELKVVKDGCQTPFNQTAYRTAKTTITCDFPKKYSYVKFICKDNNEICEEILSTQSSVKSNGTFTLTDTNSFNMSISNVSSQHAGVYWCGVKSNEGSYRASLRKIQLQVKNITIFKRSSTIGQTFTYWCYYTQGAPIKKFICKGEDPSICQPLWSTSNKKAGKFSVEDVKKRGNVTITIRDLTINDAGTYWCGAENTDNRHSNPFFNRLEMTVVPRTRSSADRNAIIITVICVAVLLLVLILVLVYTRCSKYKTNEEGLDNAEDFIYEEIEEQPHKPDSGTALKTIYVSAKHPTNPSAFTHYSNINHPNSSGEVSGDTSSTVKDNGQYSTVNHPSGFSENPLYSTVNKPQEH; from the exons ATGTCCATCAGTAATGTGAGCTCACAGCATGCTGGTGTCTACTGGTGTGGAGTCAAATCAAATGAAGGAAATTACAAAACTTCACTCAGAAAAATACAACTGGAGATTAAAA GTATTACAAGCTTCAAAAGATCCCCAACTAGTGGACAAAATTTCACATACTGGTGTGAGTACCCACAAGGTGCTCCCATTAAGAAATTCATGTGTAAGGGAGAAGATCCGTCTATATGTCAACCTCTATGGAACACCTCAAAGTTTTCAGTGGAGGATGACACAAAGACGAGAAATATCACCATAACTGTGAGAAACGTAACAACAGACGACGCCGGGACTTACTGGTGTGGagcagaaaacactgacaataaaCGCAGTAACCCATTCTTCAACAGACTGGAGATGACTGTAG gcTGTGAGGCCTCGTCTGAAGTGAAGGGATGTGAAGGAGGATGGGTTGAACTCACCTGCAAATACCCAAGAGAAGATCAGGAATATCAAAAGATAGAGGTTATTAATCCCAGaggaaaaaacatacaaatcacTGAAAATGATGTGTGGGAAGAGAACGGTGGATTTTCCCTGTACCAtgacacaagaaataaaaatctcAGGATGgccattaaacaacttaaaagtGATGACTTTGGGAAGTACAATTGTAAATTTTACCCAAGACCTCACTCATCTCCTGAAACCCAGAAACTGGAACTGAAAGTTG tgaAAGATGGCTGCCAGACACCATTTAATCAAACTGCGTACAGAACAGCTAAAACCACCATCACATGTGATTTCCCTAAAAAATACTCCTATGTCAAGTTTATCTGCAAAGACAACAATGAAATCTGTGAGGAGATTTTATCAACACAATCTTCTGTAAAGTCAAACGGGACATTCACTCTCACAGACACCAACAGCTTCAACATGTCCATCAGTAATGTGAGCTCACAGCATGCTGGTGTCTACTGGTGTGGAGTCAAATCAAATGAAGGAAGTTACAGAGCTTCACTCAGAAAAATACAACTGCAGGTTAAAA ATATTACAATCTTCAAAAGATCCTCAACTATTGGACAAACTTTCACATACTGGTGTTATTACACACAAGGTGCTCCCATTAAGAAATTCATCTGTAAGGGAGAAGATCCATCTATATGTCAACCTCTATGGAGCACCTCAAATAAAAAGGCTGGAAAGTTTTCAGTGGAGGATGTCAAAAAGAGGGGAAATGTCACCATAACTATCAGAGACCTAACAATAAATGACGCTGGGACATACTGGTGTGGagcagaaaacactgacaataGACACAGTAACCCATTCTTCAACAGACTGGAGATGACTGTAG TGCCACGGACTCGCTCATCTGCTGACAGGAATg CCATCATCATTACTGTCATCTGTGTAGCTGTGCTGCTGCTTGTGCTGATTTTGGTTCTTGTCTACACAC GAtgttcaaaatacaaaacaaatgaagagGGACTGGACAACGCCGAG GATTTTATCTATGAGGAGATAGAGGAGCAGCCCCACAAGCCTGACTCAGGAACTGCACTGAAAACGATTTATGTCAGTGCCAAACATCCCACCAACCCCTCTGCCTTTACACATTACTCCAACATCAACCATCCAAACAGTTCAGGGGAAGTTAGTGGTGACACATCTTCTACTGTGAAGGACAATGGTCAATACTCTACTGTCAATCACCCATCTGGGTTTTCTGAAAACCCTCTCTACTCTACTGTCAACAAGCCACAGGAGCACTGA